A genomic stretch from Erysipelothrix sp. HDW6C includes:
- the rpmB gene encoding 50S ribosomal protein L28, which produces MPRVCSVTGKKTLSGNKRSHSLRATRRKWSVNLQKATIMVDGKPTKVRISARALKTLKAQQAR; this is translated from the coding sequence ATGCCTAGAGTATGTTCAGTAACTGGCAAGAAAACACTATCCGGAAACAAGCGTTCGCATTCACTTCGTGCAACACGTCGTAAGTGGAGTGTTAACTTACAAAAAGCGACTATTATGGTTGACGGAAAGCCAACTAAAGTCCGTATTTCCGCCCGTGCATTAAAGACATTGAAAGCACAACAAGCTAGATAG
- a CDS encoding nitroreductase family protein, which translates to MMNNNFDDVVLARRSIRGYDKNVKISQTDMMAILNDAARAPSSVNMQPWRTVVVESEAGKETLKPLIRFNGLQNDTSSAMIVIFGDMECYLNAETIYDQAVAEGKMSQEVRDAQLKAIVPYYKGFSRQKMNDVVKIDGSMFAMQLMHVARAHGYDTCPIGGFEEDVIAEALGLDAERYVPVVIVSIGKAVDKGYESVRLPMDTLTTFK; encoded by the coding sequence ATGATGAATAATAATTTTGATGATGTTGTATTGGCAAGACGCTCGATCCGTGGATACGATAAAAATGTAAAAATCAGTCAAACAGATATGATGGCAATTTTGAATGATGCGGCGCGTGCACCATCTTCAGTAAACATGCAACCATGGCGCACTGTCGTTGTTGAAAGTGAAGCAGGAAAGGAAACCTTGAAGCCACTAATTCGTTTCAATGGATTGCAAAATGATACATCATCAGCCATGATTGTTATTTTTGGTGATATGGAATGTTATCTGAATGCGGAGACAATTTACGATCAAGCAGTAGCTGAAGGAAAAATGAGCCAAGAGGTTCGTGATGCGCAATTAAAAGCAATCGTACCGTATTACAAGGGTTTCTCGCGTCAAAAAATGAATGATGTTGTGAAGATTGATGGGAGTATGTTTGCGATGCAACTGATGCATGTAGCACGCGCCCATGGCTATGATACATGTCCTATTGGTGGATTTGAAGAAGATGTGATTGCAGAAGCACTCGGACTTGATGCCGAGCGCTATGTTCCTGTTGTAATTGTTTCGATTGGGAAAGCGGTTGATAAGGGGTATGAATCGGTCCGTTTGCCTATGGATACATTAACAACCTTCAAATAG
- a CDS encoding MarR family winged helix-turn-helix transcriptional regulator: MKHTMIHDMLSRVRDIDTWAPLVFEAKMNISLVRYEILSRLLLDDSLIQVDLQEMLNLDRAAMSRHLGILEDKGYVVRNRNPENKREVVVTISEEGRRVMQSCCDTHDVFNERLMEGISEASMEVAIGVLETLRENVNHIMEGNNDE; encoded by the coding sequence ATGAAACATACGATGATTCATGACATGCTATCCCGTGTTCGTGATATTGATACATGGGCTCCGCTCGTCTTTGAAGCAAAAATGAATATCAGTCTTGTTCGTTATGAGATACTCAGTCGCCTTTTGCTGGATGATTCCTTAATTCAAGTTGACTTGCAAGAAATGCTGAACTTGGACCGGGCTGCAATGTCGCGTCATTTAGGGATTTTAGAGGACAAGGGTTATGTTGTGCGCAATCGCAACCCTGAGAACAAGCGAGAGGTTGTTGTCACAATTAGCGAAGAAGGACGGCGTGTGATGCAGTCCTGTTGTGATACACACGATGTTTTTAATGAACGCTTGATGGAAGGCATTAGTGAGGCATCGATGGAAGTTGCAATTGGAGTGCTAGAGACACTACGAGAGAATGTAAATCACATTATGGAGGGAAACAATGATGAATAA
- the rsgA gene encoding ribosome small subunit-dependent GTPase A, translating to MKEAIITRIVSNRYTVFFDGEFHIAIAMGKLRLGNKPTVGDRVQVEFTEEKWVIQAVLERKNQLIRPLVSNIDQALIVMSSKEPDFSYTLVDRLIFLISLEFIEPIIVVSKADLASSELISEITAEYKDHGYQLILTGKNLPTQPLEAILNGRLSVLAGQSGVGKSSILNRINEDLELNTQEISKALGRGRHTTRHNQLYPIAGGWLADTPGFSSLDFSSVSAQEMAQTIPDFKPYHGECRYRDCLHLKEPGCKIKEKVESNEISSRRYQHYVDCVALIKEESR from the coding sequence ATGAAAGAAGCAATTATTACACGCATTGTATCCAATCGCTATACTGTATTCTTTGATGGTGAATTTCATATTGCCATTGCAATGGGGAAATTACGTTTGGGTAACAAACCAACAGTTGGTGATCGTGTCCAAGTAGAATTCACAGAAGAAAAGTGGGTCATCCAAGCGGTACTTGAACGGAAGAATCAATTGATTCGCCCCCTTGTGTCGAACATTGATCAGGCATTAATTGTAATGTCGTCAAAAGAACCAGACTTCTCGTACACACTGGTAGACCGCCTTATTTTCTTAATCTCATTGGAATTCATCGAACCTATTATTGTTGTATCCAAGGCGGATTTGGCATCATCTGAATTGATTTCTGAAATCACAGCAGAATACAAAGACCATGGCTATCAACTAATTTTAACAGGAAAAAACTTACCAACACAGCCTCTTGAAGCAATCCTTAATGGACGACTTTCAGTTTTGGCAGGCCAAAGTGGTGTTGGAAAATCGAGCATTCTCAATCGTATTAATGAAGACTTAGAATTGAATACACAAGAAATATCCAAAGCCTTAGGGCGTGGACGCCATACAACACGACACAATCAGCTGTATCCGATTGCTGGTGGTTGGTTGGCAGATACACCGGGTTTCTCATCACTTGATTTTAGTAGCGTAAGCGCTCAGGAAATGGCACAAACAATTCCCGACTTTAAACCATACCATGGTGAATGTCGTTATCGTGATTGTTTGCATCTTAAGGAACCAGGATGTAAAATAAAAGAGAAAGTTGAATCGAATGAAATTTCTAGTCGCCGTTATCAGCACTATGTTGATTGCGTTGCGCTCATCAAGGAGGAATCACGATGA
- the mreC gene encoding rod shape-determining protein MreC: protein MKQKSRFKRVLLGLLITIIVALLGMNFVKNSAFYQSVDRNFFGFISMLRYGLIDYPIETVSNFTNDVATMWDVRYENDRLREELDAAAHMNTYIRALEAERDELKELNGLNSLYTENELIKGMVSNRSSEKWDSVVNIDIGRNQGVAVNDGVMTSHGVIGRVIDVNDDSAVVALLVANDDNSRVSVSIEVAPGEYVPGILESYNHEKGVFTVRLLETTSSITADMLVSTSGGSGVYPRGLLVGKVESVKNISEGTGVEVYVKSSVNFDNIGYIAVVKRP, encoded by the coding sequence ATGAAACAGAAAAGCAGATTTAAACGTGTCCTTCTTGGACTCTTAATAACAATTATCGTTGCACTTTTAGGGATGAATTTCGTGAAGAATTCAGCCTTTTATCAAAGTGTCGACCGAAACTTCTTTGGTTTCATATCAATGTTGCGTTATGGCTTAATTGATTATCCAATCGAGACAGTCAGCAATTTTACAAACGATGTCGCAACGATGTGGGATGTGCGTTATGAAAACGACCGCCTGCGTGAAGAACTGGATGCTGCGGCACACATGAACACATACATTCGCGCTCTTGAAGCGGAGCGTGATGAACTTAAAGAACTTAATGGACTTAACAGTCTTTATACAGAAAATGAACTTATCAAAGGGATGGTTAGCAACCGTTCCAGTGAAAAATGGGACAGTGTTGTGAACATCGATATTGGACGCAATCAAGGCGTCGCAGTTAATGATGGTGTGATGACATCCCATGGCGTTATTGGACGCGTTATTGACGTCAATGATGACAGTGCTGTAGTTGCGCTCCTTGTTGCCAATGATGACAATTCGCGCGTATCTGTAAGCATTGAAGTTGCACCGGGCGAGTATGTTCCTGGTATTTTGGAATCCTATAACCATGAAAAAGGCGTGTTTACGGTTAGATTGCTTGAAACAACAAGCTCAATCACAGCAGATATGCTTGTGTCAACTTCAGGAGGATCGGGAGTGTATCCACGAGGCTTGCTTGTTGGAAAAGTCGAATCGGTCAAAAATATATCCGAAGGAACGGGTGTTGAAGTGTATGTTAAATCAAGTGTAAACTTTGATAATATCGGTTATATTGCGGTGGTGAAACGACCATGA
- a CDS encoding N-acetyltransferase has product MKIVPLLRNEYDGKPLEFRYTTSHYYDIESAEDALFDMRIVRKPFEVSQAKSFNAELFPDYIENPQVFVIRDKDLIVAYLEIGSESWHNRLRISALLVDEKYRGRGYAGALLEYAKQHALQEGYREVVLETQSCNDPAIKAYLKHGFKIKGLDLTHYSNEDIAAKEVRIEMMAAIQ; this is encoded by the coding sequence ATGAAAATTGTACCTTTATTACGAAATGAATATGATGGCAAACCCTTGGAGTTTCGCTACACGACATCTCATTACTACGACATTGAAAGTGCAGAAGATGCTCTTTTTGACATGAGAATCGTCCGTAAACCCTTTGAAGTTTCTCAAGCGAAATCTTTCAATGCTGAGTTATTTCCCGATTACATTGAAAATCCTCAAGTTTTTGTGATACGTGATAAAGATCTAATTGTCGCATATTTAGAAATTGGATCGGAGTCGTGGCACAATCGATTGCGCATTAGTGCATTGCTTGTGGATGAAAAGTATCGTGGACGCGGTTATGCTGGTGCGCTCTTAGAATATGCGAAACAACATGCATTGCAAGAAGGGTACCGCGAAGTGGTCTTAGAAACACAATCCTGTAATGATCCTGCCATTAAAGCATATTTAAAACATGGATTTAAAATTAAGGGTTTGGATTTGACCCACTATTCAAACGAAGATATCGCCGCGAAAGAAGTACGCATCGAAATGATGGCTGCGATTCAATAA
- the rpe gene encoding ribulose-phosphate 3-epimerase — MTRIVAPSVLALDFSDMKTQLKRVEVAGAKWLHYDVMDGVFVPNISFGPDIMKQVDHVSDLFMDVHLMIVDPQKYFDAFIDKGADAITFHVECFADATEGIAAVKELKKRGVKAGITLRPGTDLDTIVPYLKHVDLVLVMSVEPGFGGQSFMHEIVDRIKAIAEYRSVNGYEYLISVDGGINDQTGLKCRQAGADVLVAGSYVFGDDIEKAVASLL; from the coding sequence ATGACACGAATCGTTGCACCATCAGTTTTAGCACTCGATTTTAGCGATATGAAAACGCAATTAAAACGCGTTGAAGTTGCTGGAGCCAAATGGTTACACTACGATGTTATGGACGGGGTTTTTGTTCCCAACATTAGCTTTGGTCCTGACATTATGAAACAAGTTGATCATGTATCCGATTTATTTATGGATGTTCACTTAATGATTGTCGATCCACAAAAGTACTTCGATGCTTTTATCGACAAAGGGGCAGATGCCATTACATTCCATGTAGAATGTTTTGCAGATGCAACTGAAGGTATTGCTGCAGTGAAAGAATTAAAGAAACGTGGCGTAAAAGCTGGAATCACATTGCGTCCTGGAACTGATTTGGATACCATTGTTCCATACTTGAAGCATGTTGATTTGGTACTTGTAATGAGTGTTGAGCCTGGATTTGGGGGTCAATCGTTTATGCACGAAATTGTCGACCGCATCAAGGCAATTGCCGAGTATCGCAGTGTCAATGGCTATGAGTACTTAATCTCAGTTGATGGTGGCATAAACGATCAAACAGGATTGAAATGCCGTCAGGCCGGTGCGGATGTTCTGGTTGCCGGAAGCTATGTTTTTGGCGATGATATTGAGAAGGCAGTCGCGTCACTCTTATGA
- a CDS encoding cell division protein FtsA — protein MEKQIIAALEIADHEVRLLVGQFFNGRLNILKVERVAHLGVAGYAIMSETHVVDSIKKAVENASRNLGVVVKRVLLLVPGIHTKRVNRQIRVPIAGRIAETDIRHAYKELKEASYPEGYILTNILFSKFFVNGSSTRKLPLNEKSDSLTIEAECYYGKQSIIFPYVTAVEKSGLQIIDIITDDIGFAKEASLFEASIDKPVIGLTLNEKMTRMSLFYQGVLVSNDYIDAGFDTFMKKIETTLKVPSDVVHRLLYFNVDLDEASPGQDPIFMWSTKSTTHTLSQQDLMELVADDIRAFIADILDRCEPIFELGEPRFVISGEASEIDGVTNFIKKQSVAEAVNYRSTTFGVKDPGLTSLVGAFYLYKDHQIYRERSFSSVDEDEFKRIVIQYNQDDKDDSITQKLKNMFFERKLED, from the coding sequence ATGGAAAAACAAATTATCGCTGCTCTGGAAATTGCGGATCATGAAGTACGCTTACTTGTTGGTCAATTTTTCAATGGTAGGTTAAATATCTTAAAAGTAGAACGTGTGGCGCACTTGGGTGTAGCAGGCTATGCCATTATGAGTGAAACACATGTCGTTGACTCCATAAAAAAAGCAGTTGAGAATGCATCACGTAACCTTGGCGTCGTTGTAAAACGCGTCTTACTCTTGGTTCCTGGGATTCATACAAAACGCGTTAATCGACAAATTCGTGTACCTATTGCAGGTAGGATTGCGGAAACCGACATCCGCCATGCTTATAAAGAATTAAAAGAAGCATCGTATCCCGAAGGATACATATTAACAAACATCTTATTCAGTAAGTTCTTTGTCAATGGTAGTTCAACACGCAAGTTACCTTTGAATGAAAAGAGTGATTCCTTAACAATCGAAGCAGAATGCTATTATGGAAAGCAATCAATTATCTTTCCTTATGTAACTGCGGTTGAGAAATCAGGATTGCAAATTATTGACATCATAACGGATGACATTGGGTTTGCGAAAGAAGCATCGCTTTTTGAAGCATCCATTGACAAACCTGTCATTGGTTTGACACTCAATGAGAAAATGACACGCATGTCTTTATTCTACCAAGGTGTCTTGGTTTCCAATGATTATATTGATGCCGGCTTTGACACATTTATGAAGAAGATTGAAACAACCTTGAAAGTACCATCCGATGTTGTACATCGCTTGTTGTATTTTAATGTTGACTTGGATGAAGCATCACCAGGTCAAGACCCAATCTTTATGTGGTCAACCAAATCAACAACGCACACGTTGTCACAACAGGATCTTATGGAACTTGTTGCTGATGATATTCGTGCATTCATTGCAGATATACTGGATCGCTGTGAACCAATCTTTGAATTGGGTGAACCACGATTTGTCATATCGGGTGAAGCAAGTGAGATTGATGGCGTAACCAATTTTATTAAAAAGCAATCTGTTGCTGAGGCGGTAAACTACCGTTCAACAACATTTGGTGTTAAAGACCCTGGTCTGACATCATTGGTGGGGGCCTTCTACTTATACAAGGATCATCAAATCTATCGTGAGCGTTCATTCTCAAGCGTTGACGAAGATGAATTTAAACGGATTGTGATACAATACAATCAAGATGACAAAGATGATTCAATAACACAAAAACTGAAAAACATGTTTTTCGAACGTAAACTGGAGGATTAG
- a CDS encoding thiamine diphosphokinase yields the protein MSKVTLVLGDFEGAVEGDVIGVDYGALVCINKGLSIKLACGDFDSVTEAEYEQIKDYADETIRLKPEKDDTDFYFAYKQCDTYDEILVVGGLGRRRDHEYTNIITAIMDSRITIVDAQNRIKKYDAGRHSVNKNHYQYFSVMVIEPLTITLEGFKYPLYERSVQFGDTYLTSNEIIGETGIMTLEGGSALIIQSNEIKKR from the coding sequence ATGAGTAAAGTAACATTAGTTCTTGGAGACTTCGAAGGAGCCGTCGAGGGTGATGTTATTGGTGTTGATTATGGAGCCCTTGTTTGTATAAACAAGGGTCTTTCTATCAAACTCGCTTGTGGAGATTTTGATTCTGTTACAGAAGCAGAATATGAACAAATCAAAGACTATGCGGATGAAACTATCCGTTTAAAACCAGAAAAAGATGACACGGACTTCTATTTTGCCTACAAGCAATGTGACACCTATGATGAAATCTTAGTTGTGGGTGGCTTGGGAAGACGCCGTGATCACGAGTATACCAATATTATCACAGCCATTATGGACAGCCGTATCACGATTGTGGATGCGCAAAATCGCATAAAAAAATATGACGCAGGACGTCATAGTGTTAATAAAAATCATTATCAGTATTTCTCAGTAATGGTTATTGAACCTTTAACCATTACATTGGAAGGGTTTAAATACCCTCTTTATGAGCGAAGCGTTCAATTTGGAGATACCTATCTTACTTCCAATGAAATTATAGGGGAGACAGGAATCATGACTTTAGAGGGCGGTAGCGCCTTAATTATACAATCGAATGAAATAAAAAAACGGTGA
- a CDS encoding NADPH dehydrogenase — MKLLEPTLINNIALKNRVVMEPMCMYSAHDNNGIPTYFHQAHYGSRAIGQVGTIIVEATGVVPEGRITDDCLGLWNREQMEAFKPIVDTVHTEGSTIFIQLNHAGRKSTCVVGVDTIYGPSPLAFNDEYRVPVALSENGISDVVAAFKNSALLAMEAGFDGIELHGAHGYLISEFMSPISNIRDDAYHDGSQLIREIATAVREVMPSDKILGIRVSATDYEDNGLNTEKTIQILKDSTISFDYINVSTGGITPTPPHAIYPGYQVPHAMEIKGAFPQTPVMACGLLGDIGLASYLLETDCVDFIGLARPLLDDPHWVLHAAQARRKHQLITKQYTRAFK; from the coding sequence ATGAAACTACTTGAACCCACTTTAATTAACAACATCGCATTAAAAAACCGTGTTGTCATGGAGCCGATGTGTATGTACTCGGCACACGATAACAACGGAATTCCTACTTATTTCCACCAAGCCCATTATGGTTCGCGTGCAATTGGCCAGGTTGGGACAATTATTGTTGAAGCAACCGGTGTTGTACCCGAAGGCCGCATCACGGACGATTGTCTAGGTCTTTGGAATCGTGAACAAATGGAAGCATTCAAGCCCATTGTCGACACAGTTCATACCGAAGGCAGCACCATCTTTATCCAATTGAATCATGCTGGCCGTAAATCCACGTGTGTGGTGGGTGTGGACACCATTTACGGGCCCAGCCCACTTGCTTTTAATGATGAATACCGAGTGCCCGTAGCACTTAGCGAAAACGGGATTTCTGATGTTGTCGCTGCTTTTAAAAATTCAGCACTTCTTGCCATGGAAGCTGGTTTTGATGGGATTGAGCTTCATGGTGCTCATGGTTATCTCATTTCTGAGTTCATGAGTCCGATTTCCAACATTCGAGATGATGCATACCACGATGGTTCACAATTGATCCGCGAAATCGCAACCGCTGTTCGTGAGGTTATGCCAAGCGATAAAATTTTAGGCATTCGCGTAAGCGCAACCGATTACGAAGACAATGGATTAAATACAGAGAAAACAATTCAAATTCTTAAAGACAGCACGATTTCATTTGATTACATCAACGTCTCAACCGGTGGTATCACACCAACCCCACCGCATGCTATATATCCAGGATACCAAGTACCTCATGCAATGGAAATCAAGGGCGCATTCCCACAAACGCCAGTTATGGCGTGCGGATTGCTGGGAGATATTGGCCTTGCTTCGTATCTCTTAGAAACAGACTGCGTGGATTTTATCGGCCTTGCCCGGCCCCTTCTTGATGATCCGCATTGGGTCTTGCATGCTGCTCAAGCGCGTCGCAAACATCAATTAATAACCAAACAATATACACGTGCATTTAAATAA
- a CDS encoding MetQ/NlpA family ABC transporter substrate-binding protein, protein MKKVLSVLAALLVLVGCGAKQSSDDKVIKIGATPLPHAEILNQLKGPLEAQGYTLEVVVFDDYKIPNTEVNAGSLDANYFQHIPYLEDFNEANGTNVVPVLKVHYEPIAIYSGKKTALTDVADGDTVLVPDDATNLPRALKLLEELGWIELNENRDTSTQKDIVKFNKNITIKEIQSDGIAALINDSEYVILNGNYALSSGVTDRALQAETISPEKIAEIVNVVAVKGGNEESDKTKAILKAFEDESVRKYVAEKFAPAVTSVLD, encoded by the coding sequence ATGAAAAAAGTGTTAAGTGTATTGGCTGCATTACTGGTATTGGTGGGGTGTGGCGCAAAGCAATCGAGTGATGATAAAGTTATCAAGATAGGGGCAACACCCTTACCGCATGCAGAGATATTAAATCAACTGAAAGGTCCCTTAGAAGCACAAGGGTATACACTTGAAGTTGTAGTATTTGATGACTACAAGATTCCCAATACAGAAGTGAATGCAGGCAGCTTGGATGCAAACTACTTCCAACACATACCGTATCTTGAAGACTTCAATGAAGCAAATGGTACGAATGTGGTTCCAGTATTGAAAGTTCACTATGAGCCCATTGCAATCTATAGTGGTAAAAAGACGGCATTAACAGATGTTGCGGATGGTGATACAGTACTTGTGCCAGATGATGCAACAAACTTACCCCGTGCGTTAAAGTTGCTTGAAGAACTTGGTTGGATTGAGCTCAATGAAAATCGTGATACTTCAACACAAAAAGATATTGTAAAGTTCAATAAAAACATTACAATTAAAGAAATTCAAAGTGATGGAATCGCGGCATTGATCAATGATTCTGAGTATGTAATCTTAAATGGTAACTATGCATTATCATCAGGTGTAACCGATCGCGCTTTACAAGCGGAAACAATTTCTCCCGAGAAAATTGCGGAAATCGTGAATGTGGTTGCTGTAAAAGGTGGGAATGAAGAGTCTGATAAGACAAAAGCCATTTTAAAAGCTTTCGAAGATGAATCAGTCCGTAAGTATGTCGCAGAGAAATTTGCTCCTGCTGTAACATCAGTTCTTGATTAG
- the radC gene encoding DNA repair protein RadC: MKIQSMHPSSRPREKALEYGIGSLSDRELLALFIRTGTQKKSALELADDVLSRCDELQRFSEMTLNDFCSIDGIKTAKGIELLAVMELSKRIVKPRIGSSVSIHEPQALVAWVNREVGYAEQENFLVIFLNNQNNLLGHEILFKGTVDHSVVHPRDIIREAVARNASRIILAHNHPGGTMVASYADKEVTEIMVRAGNLVGIEILDHIIVGQGAYISLKSQHPYLFEE, translated from the coding sequence TTGAAAATCCAATCAATGCACCCTTCGTCACGTCCGCGTGAGAAGGCGCTGGAGTATGGTATTGGTAGTTTATCCGATCGTGAGCTATTAGCCTTGTTTATACGAACTGGAACGCAAAAGAAGTCTGCTCTTGAATTGGCGGATGATGTGCTTTCACGTTGTGATGAATTACAGCGATTTAGCGAGATGACCCTGAATGATTTTTGTAGTATTGACGGCATTAAAACCGCGAAGGGTATTGAATTGTTGGCGGTGATGGAATTGAGCAAACGTATTGTGAAACCACGTATTGGAAGTTCGGTGTCAATCCATGAACCTCAGGCATTGGTTGCGTGGGTCAATCGGGAAGTGGGCTATGCAGAACAAGAGAATTTTTTAGTCATATTTCTAAACAATCAAAACAATCTGCTTGGTCACGAGATACTTTTTAAAGGTACGGTCGATCACAGTGTTGTCCATCCTCGTGATATTATTAGAGAAGCTGTTGCTCGCAATGCATCGCGCATTATTCTCGCACACAACCACCCCGGTGGCACGATGGTGGCAAGCTACGCTGATAAAGAAGTGACAGAAATCATGGTGCGCGCAGGAAATCTTGTTGGAATTGAAATTCTTGACCATATTATTGTAGGTCAGGGCGCGTATATTTCACTTAAATCTCAACATCCCTATTTGTTTGAAGAATAA
- the ftsZ gene encoding cell division protein FtsZ, giving the protein MSTQLQHAVARIKVIGVGGAGNNAVNRMVDEGMKGVEFYVANTDLQVLNVSPVVNRIELGREVTKGLGAGANPETGRKAAVESEAEIRDAVKGADMVFVTAGLGGGTGTGASPLVAKIAQEEGALVVGIVTKPFTFEGRRRSQQAEAGLEELKTYVDSLIIVSNNQLLEVIGRIPFQEAFKEADNVLRQGVQTITDLIAVPAMINLDFADVRSVMQGQGSALIGIGMAQGENKSIEAAQKAITSPLLEAQIDGARNAIVNVTGGDSISIQDASEAVDYIRDAAGNDIDIIFGVAINENIGDAIIVTVIATGFDDLHKETKEVVHTESRSGAQTTTERKDTNNDIPEFFKSR; this is encoded by the coding sequence ATGAGTACACAATTACAACATGCAGTAGCAAGAATCAAAGTTATTGGCGTCGGTGGCGCAGGAAATAACGCCGTCAACCGCATGGTTGATGAAGGAATGAAGGGTGTCGAGTTCTATGTCGCAAATACAGATTTGCAAGTACTCAACGTGTCACCAGTTGTCAATCGTATCGAACTTGGTCGTGAAGTAACCAAGGGACTTGGTGCGGGCGCAAATCCCGAAACAGGTCGCAAAGCGGCTGTCGAAAGTGAAGCTGAGATTCGCGATGCTGTAAAAGGCGCAGATATGGTCTTTGTCACTGCCGGACTTGGCGGTGGAACAGGAACAGGGGCATCACCACTTGTAGCAAAAATTGCACAAGAAGAAGGTGCACTTGTTGTTGGTATCGTAACAAAACCATTCACCTTTGAAGGGCGTCGTCGTTCCCAACAAGCTGAAGCAGGATTGGAAGAATTAAAAACATATGTTGATTCTCTAATTATTGTCAGCAACAATCAACTTCTTGAAGTTATCGGACGCATTCCGTTCCAAGAAGCATTCAAAGAAGCAGATAATGTGCTTCGTCAAGGGGTTCAAACCATTACAGACCTCATTGCAGTTCCGGCAATGATTAACTTGGACTTCGCCGATGTACGTTCCGTTATGCAAGGTCAAGGATCAGCATTAATTGGAATCGGTATGGCTCAAGGCGAAAACAAATCCATTGAAGCTGCACAAAAAGCAATTACTTCACCATTACTTGAAGCACAAATTGACGGTGCTCGTAATGCAATCGTTAACGTTACTGGTGGCGATTCCATCTCAATTCAAGATGCAAGTGAAGCTGTTGATTACATTCGTGATGCAGCTGGCAATGATATTGACATCATCTTTGGTGTTGCAATCAATGAAAATATTGGTGATGCTATTATTGTTACCGTTATTGCGACAGGATTTGATGATTTACATAAAGAAACAAAAGAAGTCGTTCATACGGAATCACGCTCAGGTGCACAAACAACAACTGAACGTAAGGACACAAACAACGATATCCCAGAATTCTTTAAATCACGTTAA